The following are encoded together in the Strongyloides ratti genome assembly S_ratti_ED321, chromosome : 2 genome:
- a CDS encoding Peptidyl-glycine alpha-amidating monooxygenase has protein sequence MNRYRNKLHISIFIFYLTISLIYGNAVKKVINEVVEFPLQIQGYSPEQSDDYVAVAVKAPSGYINKFVPLSRAERVHHMILFGCASLPGSSFFWRGFSTCGFGKNAIIYAWARNAPSFDLPKDVAFAAGEISNGINYFVLQIHYADPFQGNVKDYSGLMIHLTQKAPQYLANVFLFAGANPLPPRLSQYQQNMSCTYTGKTPLHPFAFRVHTHQMGRVVSGYYKHNKKWIEIGRRNPQWPQLFQKIDKDLEINTGDLLAASCRFDTANQDTPTNMGHMGKDEMCNFYMMFYRDIDEQDPFPFGAGCSSQERYNEMLSEYPKEGLQLLPKNEMLEAIAAQSKIRFGVIEREKVSTIDQYELGQISGLAFDNNGNLAVFHRGSRQWNQYSFGYDNTMKDKRPISEPTILILSTNGNEFNLIHALGKNMFYMPHGIFIDESNYIYVTDVGTHQVHKMKINNGKLEIIFSIGEKFVPGSDKEHFCKPSAVAVSKYDGSIYITDGYCNNRVMKFSKNGKFIKQFGMEGKNSEEAYADLGTFNLPHDISIDDKNNKIYVTDRENGRVQVFTPDGEPLYDIKDGNLFNNVYSAHYCPDHGLILIPGVQSGESTSINAYVVPTNSTMIQYGFGPMNDVFKRTHIIRAQGDYVYVGEIAGSRGKLWKFEIESDHLLKTTTLSSEGTTESLSTETSSIKEIPPKSSGGILIFALVSIAILIAGFFGYKTLKVRERDSTTGMNFFDRQSFQPLKTTDDMSDSDDEIGE, from the exons ATGAATAgatatagaaataaattacatataagtatatttattttttacctaACTATATCACTTATTTATGGTAATGCtgtaaaaaaagttattaatgaGGTGGTAGAATTTCCTTTACAAATTCAAGGATATTCTCCAGAACAGTCTGATGACTATGTTGCAGTTGCCGTTAAAGCACCTAGTGGTTATATAA ataaatttgTTCCACTCTCAAGAGCTGAACGTGTTCATCATATGATTTTATTTGGTTGTGCATCTTTACCAGGTAGCTCATTTTTCTGGAGAGGATTTTCAACATGTGGTTTTGGAAAAAATGCTATTATTTATGCCTGGGCTAGAAATGCTCCATCATTTGACTTACCTAAAGATGTAGCATTTGCTGCTGGGGAGATATCAAATggaataaattattttgtctTACAAATTCATTATGCAGATCCATTCCAGGGTAATGTAAAAGATTACTCTGGTTTAATGATACATCTTACACAAAAAGCTCCACAATATCTTGCTAATGTTTTCCTTTTTGCTGGTGCTAATCCATTACCACCAAGACTTTCACAATATCAACAAAATATGTCATGTACTTATACAGGAAAAACACCACTTCATCCATTTGCTTTTCGTGTTCATACTCATCAAATGGGTAGAGTTGTCTCTGGTTATTATAagcataataaaaaatggatTGAAATTGGTAGAAGAAATCCACAATGGCCacaattatttcaaaaaattgataaagatCTTGAAATTAATACTGGAGATTTACTTGCTGCAAGTTGTCGATTTGATACAGCTAACCAAGATACACCAACAAATATGGGACATATGGGAAAAGATGAAAtgtgtaatttttatatgatgtTTTATAGAGATATTGATGAACAAGATCCATTTCCATTTGGAGCTGGTTGTTCTTCACAGGAAAGATATAATGAAATGTTAAGTGAATATCCAAAAGAAGGTTTACAATTATTACCTAAAAATGAGATGCTTGAAGCTATTGCTGCACAAAGTAAAATTAGATTTGGTGTTATTGAAAGAGAAAAAGTTTCTACTATTGATCAATATGAACTTGGACAAATATCTGGTTTAgcttttgataataatggTAATCTTGCGGTATTTCATAGAGGATCAAGACAATGGAATCAATATAGTTTTGGTTATGATAATACTATGAAAGATAAACGTCCAATATCAGAACCTACAATTCTTATTCTCTCAACAAATGGTaatgaatttaatttaattcatGCTTTAGGTAAAAATATGTTCTATATGCCTCATGgtatttttattgatgaaagtaattatatttatgtgACAGATGTTGGTACACATCAAGTacataaaatgaaaattaataatggaaaattagaaataatatttagtaTTGGGGAAAAATTTGTACCCGGAAGTGATAAAGAACATTTTTGTAAACCTTCTGCTGTAGCTGTTTCAAAGTATGATGGTTCTATTTATATTACTGATGGTTATTGTAATAATAGAGTAAtgaaattttctaaaaatggtaaatttataaaacaatttggTATGGAGGGAAAAAATAGTGAAGAGGCATATGCTGATTTGGGTACTTTTAATCTTCCACATGATATATCAattgatgataaaaataataaaatatatgtaactGATAGAGAAAATGGTAGAGTTCAAGTTTTTACTCCTGATGGTGAACCATTATATGATATTAAAGATggaaatctttttaataatgtataCTCAGCTCATTATTGTCCAGATCATGGTCTTATTCTTATACCTGGAGTACAATCAGGTGAATCAACAAGTATCAATGCTTATGTTGTTCCAACAAACTCAACAATGATTCAATATGGATTTGGTCCAATGAATGATGTATTTAAAAGAACACACATTATTAGAGCTCAAGGTGATTATGTTTATGTTGGTGAAATAGCTGGTTCAAGAGGAAAATTATGGAAATTTGAAATTGAATCTGATCATCTTCTTAAAACAACTACATTATCTAGTGAAGGAACTACTGAATCCTTATCAACAGAAACTTCTTCTATCAAAGAAATACCTCCAAAATCGAGTGGAGGCATTCTTATATTTGCTCTTGTTTCAATTGCCATTCTTATTGCAGGATTCTTTGgttataaaacattaaagGTAAGAGAAAGGGACTCTACAACGGGaatgaatttttttgataGGCAAAGTTTCCAACCCTTGAAAACTACAGACGATATGAGTGATAGTGACGATGAAATTGGTGAGTAG
- a CDS encoding Dpy-19 family-containing protein, producing MLIGSISMSLNISILLIIYIYDKIKYKYKNHLISVGFCFISIIFVTFFINGLVKYGLNITEDTHIWTFVKAKLGFSYEDVTFETALYLCHGAFANLDKEFFDRTIKSGIMPLYILSIIIEIYILINNFIKNNNYINNNNIGRIFLIIQSIPTAIMALTTLRMKYIWFPQIAIISSDSFKKIIPYMGKISTHIIILSIAGGLFYLQYQTYERQMNNLQEFYDPDTVDLMLWIGTTKRVSSFTGSMQLMAGVKACVGRNILNHPHFEDKWIRERTKKLYSIYGRYSIKKVHKIMIEEKADYIIIEDSICFAESTGCSTNDIVDMSGGILPDNGIKKFGKNAKIFKKHKRFCEAVSNQNSTDVTNYFYLEFSNPTFKVYKVIPMDDYY from the coding sequence atgcTTATTGGTAGTATATCAATgtcattaaatatatctatattattaattatttatatatatgataaaattaaatataaatataaaaatcatcTCATATCAGTAGGCTTTTGTTTTATatctataatttttgttacattttttattaatggtTTGGTTAAATATGGATTAAATATAACGGAAGATACACATATATGGACATTTGTTAAAGCTAAATTAGGATTTTCATATGAAGATGTTACATTTGAGACAGCATTATATCTTTGTCATGGAGCATTTGCTAATTTagataaagaattttttgataGAACAATAAAAAGTGGTATTATgccattatatatattatcaataattattgaaatatatatattaattaataattttattaaaaataataattatattaataataataatattggaagaatatttttaattatacaatCTATACCAACAGCAATTATGGCATTAACAACACTTCGTATGAAATATATATGGTTTCCACAGATAGCTATTATAAGTAGtgatagttttaaaaaaattataccaTATATGGGAAAAATATCTAcacatataattattttatctatagCTGGaggtttattttatttacaatatcaAACATATGAAAGGCAAATGAATAATTTACAAGAATTTTATGATCCAGATACTGTAGATTTAATGTTATGGATTGGAACAACAAAAAGAGTATCATCATTTACTGGTAGTATGCAATTAATGGCAGGTGTTAAAGCATGTGTTGgaagaaatatattaaatcatCCACATTTTGAAGATAAATGGATAAGAGaaagaacaaaaaaattatatagtaTATATGGAAGatatagtattaaaaaagtacataaaattatgataGAGGAGAAGGCtgattatataataattgaaGATTCTATATGTTTTGCAGAATCAACAGGTTGTTCAACAAATGATATTGTTGATATGTCAGGAGGAATATTACCTGATAatggtataaaaaaatttggtaaaaatgctaaaatatttaaaaaacataaaagaTTTTGTGAGGCTGTATCAAATCAAAATTCAACAGAtgtaacaaattatttttacttagaATTTTCTAATCCAAcatttaaagtatataaagTTATACCTATGgatgattattattaa